The following DNA comes from Papaver somniferum cultivar HN1 chromosome 4, ASM357369v1, whole genome shotgun sequence.
AAAGCAATGTCAGCAACACCAGAtgatatcaaagaataccttaactatgcttcaaaaaaaaaaacaaggatacCCTAACTCTAATAGTTTTTTTTACTTGATATGCAAATTAAGGTTAAATTCTGAAGAAAAAATATATCTAAATTCGAGATGAATAATGCAATGCATCTTCCGCTTACCCTGTATTACAAGGAATAAATATGTATTTTCGACTCGGCACTGAATCTTTCAGTCTATTTAATACACTTTTCACGAGTTCTGTTTTATTGACTGAAAAGTGAACTGCCGCTGGATTCATAAATCCGAACTTGGTTTTGCGTGCATCGCCATCCAATTTTTCATACAAAAATCTAGGAACAAATAAAAACACGAGTTCCAATAGCATACCATTAGCTAGTCAAAAAGAAGTAATTATTTATGAAAGCAACAATCAACAGAGACTTACCGGATGAATAAGACTATAGCATTGTTCGTAAGTTTCTGAGACGTGCAAACAAACTCAATATCTTCTAGTGCCATATGTATAGGCACATCTACAGTTTGACCAAACACATCGCGATGCAACTCAACTTTGATCGCAGCCCTGCTTCTGAACACTTCTTTTGCTCTCTTAACAAATTCATCAAATGCATCCAATCTCGTTCGCCCCTGCAATAAAAAAGTTCAAGTACAAGACGACCAACACCTAAAAGAGATATTAAACTACGCTGTAAATGatttcataattgaaaaaaaagaGATTAAAATACATTTCCGACAAGGACCACCAAGTGTTTTGGCCATTGAACAACACTTTCACGGGCATCATACACAGTAACAATATCACCAGATGGATATGGAAGTATTGCAGTTTTTATCTCCACAAAATCCACCGACACACGCAAACAATCATCACACATTTTTTTTCCATGAATCATTTTTGAGTCGCTGTGAATAACATGTCCCAGCGCACAACAACCCTGCTGATTTTGTCGTACAATTCACACGGATGGCTCTACATGACAAATATAAAATTATATTTGGAGTTATCTAGTTTCAGATGAGAACGCCATTAGTAGGGGGTCTTTAGATTAAGAAACTTACCCTGTTAGAAGGCGGATGAGGTGGTCCTGTTGGTGGCTGCAGACGTCATATAATAACATATGAATGTCCTGCATAATCAATTAATCTGGTTTGATTTCTAACAAATTAAACAACTCACCTGTGCAACCACTTTTTTTGAGGACAGCATCGTATTAGGTACCTAGATAAATTAAATGAGTAACAAAATCAGGATAACCAAAATAAACTATGATTTATCACCATATCATAATTAGGTACAAGATTCCAAACATTTGAGGATAAAAAATGTAGAAAAGAAACCGAACAAACACTCACTTGGGCACAGGATTGGCGCTTTAAGAGAGGCCGGGATAGATGTACTGTTCAATTCTTGAGACGTCTTTCTAGCATCCAGTTTAGAGCTTTTGGCCCCATTATGTCTCTAAAAAATTGATATCCAACgaaaaaaaatttatcattctCAATATATCCTGATTGGTTACTGCAACTCGATTACGACAAAGGTATTCGTACACAAGAACAATAAGTATATGTCTAAAGTTCAAATTTTGACAAACCCGAATATTTTGGGCCTTTCCTTTCGGATCGTGAACAGCTTCCCCCCAAGTTTCAGCTAAGTCCTTATCCTCAGCACCCTGAAAAATTTGCAATGCCATTTCCATTAAGGTGTTCAAAAATGATCAAACCAGATTAACCCAATTCATCCGGGTTCATGATACCACAATTAACTTCATCATAACAAATATTAACTTGTATTTACTTCTTCATAACTTTCAATGTTCAGCATACTATCTATATTTCTATTTAattagaaataaaaataaaaaaacaactcACTAAGGCAGGGACATTTTCTGAGGACATCATAGGTGGCTGAATCGTATCATATTGGGATTTGCCCAATAATTCTTTGAACTGAAGGAATTGTTTCTGCAATTTTCTCTCTGTGTCTAGTGACTGTTCCTCCAATTGTTGTTGGAATTCTTTTCTCAAGTTCTCTTCACTTATTCTTGCTTGCACATCTTTCACTCTTAGTTGCTCTTCCAGTTCTCTGATTTTATTCAGATTATCTTTATTTGATGATCCACGTTGTCGAGGAGTGTCAAAATACTGACTATGGGTCACTCTTGTACCTGCAGCCCTTACTCTTCCACCATGTTCTTCACCCAAAATCTTTACAAGGGCATCTGTCTTACCTTCACAGACAATTGTACCCTCTTTGATCTTTTTCGAGCAGTCATCCTgttacaaaaccaaaattttgcacaCATAAAGAGTTAAACTGGATATCTACTTATTTTGAAATAGAACTtgtgtataattaaattgaagttGTCTATCTTACAATTTGAGCAGCAACTTCACCAATCTCATCAGTCTTATACTCCCCATTTTCATTTTGGCGTGCAAGTATCCATAATAATTCTCGTGGAGGGGGTGAATCACTTGTCcactttccttctcttttctgtACAACAAATACATTAATATCAGTATGATGCTTATGTTGTATAACACTATATTTCATCTAAAAGCTTATGTTGACAGAACACAACAAAATTGAAGTTAGAAACTTTGGAAGCAGATAGCGAACTCAAGTAAAaaacagaaggaaaaaaaatgagaatGTATACACGAGCTCTCTCAGCAATTAATTTCAACATTTAACttcacaaattaaaaaaaaaaacaaaaaaacacttATGAATGCAAACCAGTTTGTCCTTTAATCCAGCATAGGTCCTTCGTCCCATCCTATGCGGATATTTGTGGTGAGCTTGTACCGTTCTGCCAATTTCAGACAACTCCTGAAAATTAAAAATGTATTAACTCTATATAGTAACAAAATAATTCTCGACCCAATCTTGTTTAGCTCAATTGACATACCTTGCCTTTGTCGCTCAATCTCCGTTTTACAAACTCTTTCCATTCTTCTTGTTCTACAAAACCTCTTAAATCTGAAGGAACATTCTTAAGCTTTTTTCGGCTTTTTTCGAATGGGGTAACATGCTTTGCAGCAGTTCGTTTCCTCCATCCTCGCCACAAGTCAGAAAATTGTCTcaatacatctttcctctttgattcGTCGAGATCAAACTTAAACTGGAGGTAAATAAACATCGACtaagtgatatatatatatatatataaaacattGGTAGGGATTAACATTGGGCATTTCATTAATTACATACCGTTACGTCCTCCCATAACTTTTTCTTCACTACAGGTGGAACTTCTTTCCAACAGGTATACTTCAGTCCAAGACTTGGACCAACTTCGCTGCCTATGTAACTTGAGAGCAAGCAACCATTTTTACCGGTTGCTTGGTTGGCTTCATCATAAGTAACAGTCCGCCTTTCACCATTAGTATCCCTTAAAAGCTTTGGTAATCTTGTCTTACCCCCCGCTTTCCTTTATTTGCATCCACGTTATCTTCAATTGAAACTTGAGATCaaacaaaacagaaaagaaaaacgaATTAATAAGTGTTTGGCGCGGTACAACCTTAAGGAGCtttatttcaatttttttggtcCAATCAACCATGTATACTGCAAGAAAACACTTAAACAACAAACCTGATTGTTCGCTGTGGGAAACTGACTGCTGTTCGCTGTGGGAATCTGAATACTCTTGAAGCCCGCCATCAGACTCCGTGTCTGAAGTATCCATGAAATGAGCTGCAAGAATAGATAATATATAAGCTGCTAGGAGCAAAAAATTACAAACATATCCAAGAACAGATAATATCTGAAGTTCGAGATTACTAGTAAAGACAATAATAAAAATTACAAACATATCCAAGGTGCTATTACTAATGAGAGATCGGCTAGTATTTGCTATTACTAATGAAAATATTTCTATTCAATTTTAGCATGAAAAAATGTGGTTAACTAACGAGAGACCGGCTAGTATTTGTTAAAATGAAGCACTTTCACTATACCAAATATCATAACCATTCAAGCCATTTAGCAATCAAATGAAGAATTCAACTTAAACTGGTACGAAATTCACGTCCTGCAACAGCTTAGAGTATGCACTACAGACCCtgtcttccttttcttctttaattGTGGTCAATGCAGAGGTCTCCCTGACACCTGATATCACTAGCCCCTTAGTTACTTACTCTAATCCTATAAAAACAACTAAAAGGAAAGAGATGCAACAGATATAAAAGACAACAAATAAAGAAACGCAAAACCAAAGGTAACAACACTTAATCTTTTCTTTCTAAAATACTGAAAGTGTGAGAATCAGGCAGTATCCCATTATTTGACATTTCACCAAGCACCTTGTATGCATGGCCCATTGATCGGAGTAGTATAAGATACCGAATTCGGAGAATGATCCCAAGACAAATATAAGAGAAAGATTTGATTTTAGGAGGGGAATACCTTGTAATCAACTGTTTACGCTTTCACCTTTCAATATATTAGTTTCAGGGAAATGGAAGGATTTTGCTTGATTAACATCAGATAGAGAAAACAACTTGCAGTTGGCTTCACGTAATCTCTTCAAAACTGCT
Coding sequences within:
- the LOC113272948 gene encoding uncharacterized protein LOC113272948, with product MGHAYKVLGEMSNNGILPDSHTFTYILSILAAHFMDTSDTESDGGLQEYSDSHSEQQKAGGKTRLPKLLRDTNGERRTVTYDEANQATGKNGCLLSSYIGSEVGPSLGLKYTCWKEVPPVVKKKLWEDVTFKFDLDESKRKDVLRQFSDLWRGWRKRTAAKHVTPFEKSRKKLKNVPSDLRGFVEQEEWKEFVKRRLSDKGKELSEIGRTVQAHHKYPHRMGRRTYAGLKDKLKREGKWTSDSPPPRELLWILARQNENGEYKTDEIGEVAAQIDDCSKKIKEGTIVCEGKTDALVKILGEEHGGRVRAAGTRVTHSQYFDTPRQRGSSNKDNLNKIRELEEQLRVKDVQARISEENLRKEFQQQLEEQSLDTERKLQKQFLQFKELLGKSQYDTIQPPMMSSENVPALGAEDKDLAETWGEAVHDPKGKAQNIRRHNGAKSSKLDARKTSQELNSTSIPASLKAPILCPMVAQPPTGPPHPPSNRGCCALGHVIHSDSKMIHGKKMCDDCLRVSVDFVEIKTAILPYPSGDIVTVYDARESVVQWPKHLVVLVGNGRTRLDAFDEFVKRAKEVFRSRAAIKVELHRDVFGQTVDVPIHMALEDIEFVCTSQKLTNNAIVLFIRFLYEKLDGDARKTKFGFMNPAAVHFSVNKTELVKSVLNRLKDSVPSRKYIFIPCNTGIHWVLIVFFDGIFYYLNSLDEKCRYKLEEQMSTVSKALRKLGVKRSEEKVFWVDVKHNPKQKGDWECGFFVMLYMKHIIESYDTSMRNPKEMFKSGMNYGATEIDEIKREWMDYISPILEKKGKERKQDDCSKKIKEGTIVCEANTDALVNILGAERPGE